The sequence below is a genomic window from Ovis canadensis isolate MfBH-ARS-UI-01 breed Bighorn chromosome 1, ARS-UI_OviCan_v2, whole genome shotgun sequence.
CACCAAATGAATTTCTAAGAAGTtagactgaaaataattttaggatTAATGTAGTTCTTtggcatttatatattttacatggtAATCACCTTCTAACACTATTGATGAATAGATTAAAATGTAATTGATGGTGGATCTAAAAGCAAACAAGAAATGAAACTACCCTGTACAAAAATGTTAGGTGATGTGAAGAATCATTTCTGGGGtggtggagggggcggggagagCATAAGAAAAGATAGTCAACATCTTTAGAAAGCAGTGAAATAAAATCCGAAAATATATGGTCTCTTTTATATGTACCAAATTTCCAAAAACTAAACATATAAACTTCAAGTATTGTTTATCTTGTGAAGTAAGTCTTTGACAACTACTGGGGCGTGTAAATTGGaacaactactttggaaaacaagtTTGATATCATCTCCTAAAATGGAAGATTGCTTACCTGAGTGTTTCAAACTTAAATATGCCCATGAATCTCTTGGggattttattaaaatgcagatttttattCAGTAGTTTTGGAGCAGGCTCAGAAATTCTGTCTTTGTAACAGGTTCCAGGTGATGATCATTCTCCTTGCCCTTCTGGGCTGGGAGACATTTGTGTACTGGGTAGTTTCATTTCTTGTTTGCTTTTAGATCCACCATCAATTATATTCAGCATTTTAATCTATTACAGTTTTAGTCACATTCACCAATAGTGTGGAGATGTTCAAAGCAATAGTATTAGTACTTGGATACATATAATAAGtctataaaacaaaagtaaataccTTGTGGTATAGTCTGTAATTATCTTAGTGCAGTACTGAAAATCAGTTGACTACAGCTCTGTTTATCTCagaaacagtaaaaattaaaattacagtaaTATAGTGATGGATTAGGTTTATAGACCATTCAAAGAAATACCAAACTATATTCTGTAGGGCTACATGGTTGCATTGTACtgctataaagaaaattgagggaattccctggtggttcagtggttaggagtctgtgCTTCCCCAGCTGGAGgtctgggttttatccctggaatTCCTGGTCgaagaacaaagatcccacaagccccaaGGGGCAGCCAAAAAGAACGAAAATCGAGGAAATTATAAATAGCAGTTAGGAGAGTATCTACATGTGAggtaaagagagagagggaatagCATTAGAGAAAGGTAAAGTGAGGACCTCAAAGATACTAATTATTCCCATATCTTAAGCTATGTCGTGTGTATATAGGAGTTCATTTTATTGCCATTCTGTATACTTTATATGGGCTCCCCTGATAACTCAGTtaataaagaatctacccgcaatgcaggagacccggttcagtttctgggttggaaagatcccctggagaagggataagctacccactccagtgttcttggacttcctttgtggttcagctggtaaaaagtccgcctgcagtgcgggagacctgggtttcatccctgggtcaggaagatcctgtggagaagggaaaggctacccactccagtattctgacctggagaattccatggactgtataatccattgggtcacaaagagttggacacaactgagtgactttcactactttCATACctcatacatataaaaataatgtttagtcTGTTTAacagaaattcttttaaaaaagagacggtcttggctctgccacttctTACAAGTATGATTATTGATGCCTTATGTATCCCTGACTTTCATTATTTGTAGAGTAAGGAGATTGAACTGAAAAGAATtgtaattttgtctgttttttgagATTGTAAATAAATGTAGGTCTATTGACCTTAttggaaagaaatttttttttcctcttattcagtttttttcttaaaatacaacCATTCCTTAAAATGCTTAAATTCACAATCCTTTATGAGAAGTAAAAGGAAGGAGGAATTTTAGGTAGGGAAATTTATAAAGTAATGTTTCTAAAACCCAAAACCTGACAACCCACTtcctggtttttaaaaatgataaccaTCTCATACAAAAGCAATAATGCCAtgagaaaaatttataaaatatcattTGATAGTGTTTCTGCTAACCCTGGACAAGTTTACAGGTGACTCATGATTTTCTGCTAATCTTTACAATTTTCTTTTAGATGCCATTCGTGCAATATTAGTCTACAGTCAAAGTGTAGAAGAACTTTTGAGGCGAAGAAAAGTCCACCGAGAAGTCATATTTAAGTACTTGGCAACACAGGGTGTTATTATACCTCCAGCTACTGAAAAACACAATCTTATTCAGCATGCAAAGGATTACTGGAAAAAGCAGTTACAACCAAAATTGAAGGAAACGCCAGAGCCAGTTAAGACAGAGGACATTAGACCCTCTGAACAGGTAAAACAGATTTCATAGTGATAATCCTAAACCATAGTTTGTGTAAAAATCTTTAGATAACCATAGATCTGGAGTGACATGgttaattaatgtttattttttataattttagctttaTATCTTTTGCATCCTAAAGGAGCAGTAAAGCACCTAagacaaagtattttttttaattgtttttattgaaggataattgctttacagaattttgttgtgttctgtcaaacttcaacatgaatccgccataggtatacatatatcccctacgttttgaaccttttttttttttaatatattcaggtctgatttctggtagggccgagttccagtcctcccttctctggaggcccagggaaaagtcccataacacatgggtatctgtaggtggcaggagacgtctatAAGGCCACCCCTttgcccacctccttccccttctttcaatgtggcttcctttcctcccttgaaatctttgatgttagtacttagatctgaagttctgtgtctctataggaggttttctgagagactgtattcttgtgtttaagggcttccctggtggtacagaggttaaagcgtctgcctgcaatgtgggagacctgggttcaatccctgggtcgggaagatcccctggagaaggaaatggcaacccactccagtattcttgcctggagaatcccatggacggaggagcctggtgggctacagtccacgggtcgcaaagtgtcagacacaactgagtgacttcacttcaatgTATATATGATATTCTGTTGATTTGTGAGGGAAAAATGTTTTGCAACCCTTTATCAAATGGAGACTTGGTTTTAAAGACGGTAGATAGactgcatgcatgccaagtctcttcagtcgtgatcctgtgactgtagcccaccaggctcctctgtccaaaggagtCTCCAgacactactggagtgggttgccatgcctctctCCAAGATAGACTGCAGGgtcaatttaattttaatttagcctctggttctctaattttttttcccccttctttaaaAGAACACTGTTGTAAGCCGTTTCTTATTATGAAGACTTTCTTTGGCATTAAAttgcaaaaatgaaagaaatttttgttatctattaaaaaaaagtcccTGTTTTAGTAACTTCCTCCACTGACATTGgctgtttgtatttctttgtatttctactGTGCATTTTAAATACTGTGTGAATATTTAAATACCTATTGACCCTTTAGATAACTTGAAGTTTTTAAACTACACACTCACATTAAATTAAGTGAGAGATGTTTGCCTTCACATTAGGAAAGGATATTCTAGGGCTTCCTTAATGTACTGGAAAGAGTGTTAACTTTGAAATCATATAGATGTGACTTCAAATTAGGGGGCcttgttttctttataaaacagGCATAACAATAAATCTGTGTCATAAGATTTGTGAAGATAGAAGGAAATAGCACTTAAGTGCCAAGCACAGTGCCCAGTACATTTAGTAGTATGTAAATGTACTGGGCATATGCCCAGTAAATATAAGATCTTAAACATTTATGTGAAGTACTATGCTCTGGAATACATGTTGAATAGAATGGTAGTCTCTCAGGTGTATTTTTACAATATTTCCTTTGGAAAACATTTCCTGTGTATGAAATTAATCCCAATCATAGAAAATAATCTATTTCAATCAAATTTAGAAGTGTCTTTTAAAGACTGGTTTTATTATCAACTTTGCTGCATATGAAATATACTGCAGTAAGGTGTATTCAGTTAAAGCAGTTTGAAAGTTTTGACAGGTAACATACCTGTGATTCACTGCCACAATCAAGAGAAAATGCTTATGTAAATCATTATTATTGATTTAATTCATGCTTATATTTTAAGAGACTTGGTTGAATCTTAATTTCTTAGAAGTGTCAGAAGTTTAAACTTCTTAAATGACCTTCCCTTTTTGAGAAAGAATGTACTATCATTGAGTTCATAGGTGGTTCATTTCCTTTTTGCTACAACTAGTACATTAAAACTTGACTCTGAAATAGCCTAGATAGAAAATAGATACGAGAATTAACCTTGGTTTTATTAATcagcaggagaaagaagaaaaaaatgccgAAAAGGTTGATTTTCGTCGATTAGGTGAAGAATTCTGTCAGTGGTTCTTTGAACTTCTGAATTCTCAGAATCCTCTTCTGGGACCACCTCAAGATGAATGGGGGCCACAGCACTTCTGGCACGATGTCAAGCTTAGGTTTTATTACAACACATCTGAACAAAATGTGATAGACTACCATGGAGCAGAAATTGTGAGCCTTCGTCTGCTGTCACTAGTGAAAGAGGAATATCTTTTTCTCAGTCCCAACCTAGATTCCCATGGACTAAAATGTGCTGCTTCTCCCCATGGTCTCGTTATGGTTGGAGTCGCTGGGACTGTCCACCGAGGAAACACTTGTTTGGGCATTTTTGAACAAATTTTTGGACTCATCCGCTGCCCTTTTGTGGAGAATACTTGGAAAATCAAATTTATCAACCTGAGGATTATAGGAGAGAGTTCCCTTGCTCCTGGAACATTAATGAAACCGGCTATTACATTTGAACCAAGTGACCTAGAAGCCTTTTATAATATAAACACTTTATGTGGTCCAGTGAAGTACAACTCCATGTAAGGCAGGCACTGGACAGTGGGATTGGAGACCAAGATTCATCTAGTGGAAGTTAGGCACTGTTGAACAAAAGAGAACTGATTTTACCTCACCCTTGAAGCACTGAGTACAATGTCAGTCTGAAAAATCTTCTATACGGAAATTCATCCAAATACTACATCAGTAATGTCTAAGTGATTTCATATTGGGGGGTTGACATATTTTAGTTGAAATGTCTTTCTTGACTACAAGCTAACATATTATGTGAACACTTCCCTCTTTTCTACTTGAGTCGCAGCAGATATTCTGAAAATTTCATGCAATTCGTCAAATAAATCCCACTTCAGATGTTGTAACTGACAATGTGCCTTCGAAATCAGTTAATATTTTCACTTAGTGGGTATTCTGCTGCTATCTGTACTTTTCATGTGGGGGAAAAATTAATAGTGTTCAAGGCTTCCCCTTTAAGTTTTTCAGTTACTTTTGTCTAAATCTAAGTAATTTTACAAGTACATCTTAATGACAGTATTGCTTTAAAAAGAAGTACATATTTTAGAGATGTTTAAAGTCAGGGTGTTTTTTAGAAACTTGAATGACATTCTCGTAGAAAAAGTACAGAAATTTAGCTGGTGGAGAaaaatttaatttgctttttaaaatatttaatgaatgtttTTCAGAGTTATCTATTGTCCAAGCAAAATATCTTATAATATGCAAtgttttttgaagtattttgGGTAATAagtgctttttttaaaacagacGTTTTTCTTTAAGCTTTCAGCTAACAGTTTTATAGAGCATTTATTATActattgaaattttttaaaaggtataccCAGTTtctaatttaaatgaatttttttctcttgaatgaTCTTAGGTGACCAATACCCCAAATTAAACATATGTTGAGATATATTCTCACatcataaattaaaattattaggaTTTTTGCACTTCTAATTTGTTTTACTAGATTTGAGTTACAAGATTAGATTGCCAGATTACACACTTGCT
It includes:
- the C1H3orf38 gene encoding uncharacterized protein C3orf38 homolog isoform X1 encodes the protein MRDTSLSSQQPGTTDRSTEFPECPHLLRLPPTGLEYPRLSGGERQERHFRYLLPRRRPAGPKEATLLAASSPPILGVEMTGLSYTEMEGCRNLLSLLDNDEIMALCDTITNRLVQPEDRQDAIRAILVYSQSVEELLRRRKVHREVIFKYLATQGVIIPPATEKHNLIQHAKDYWKKQLQPKLKETPEPVKTEDIRPSEQQEKEEKNAEKVDFRRLGEEFCQWFFELLNSQNPLLGPPQDEWGPQHFWHDVKLRFYYNTSEQNVIDYHGAEIVSLRLLSLVKEEYLFLSPNLDSHGLKCAASPHGLVMVGVAGTVHRGNTCLGIFEQIFGLIRCPFVENTWKIKFINLRIIGESSLAPGTLMKPAITFEPSDLEAFYNINTLCGPVKYNSM
- the C1H3orf38 gene encoding uncharacterized protein C3orf38 homolog isoform X2 produces the protein MRDTSLSSQQPGTTDRSTEFPECPHLLRLPPTGLEYPRLSGGERQERHFRYLLPRRRPAGPKEATLLAASSPPILGVEMTGLSYTEMEGCRNLLSLLDNDEIMALCDTITNRLVQPEDRQDAIRAILVYSQSVEELLRRRKVHREVIFKYLATQGVIIPPATEKHNLIQHAKDYWKKQLQPKLKETPEPVKTEDIRPSEQEKEEKNAEKVDFRRLGEEFCQWFFELLNSQNPLLGPPQDEWGPQHFWHDVKLRFYYNTSEQNVIDYHGAEIVSLRLLSLVKEEYLFLSPNLDSHGLKCAASPHGLVMVGVAGTVHRGNTCLGIFEQIFGLIRCPFVENTWKIKFINLRIIGESSLAPGTLMKPAITFEPSDLEAFYNINTLCGPVKYNSM